The sequence below is a genomic window from Coffea arabica cultivar ET-39 chromosome 8e, Coffea Arabica ET-39 HiFi, whole genome shotgun sequence.
GTAGGAAGATAGTTTTTTGGTCACTAGTTGAGAATTGCTTGATCATTAATGCTAAAGGTTAATATGTTTATAAATCGTCTCTCATTTCCTTGTTCAATTTTCTACAGCCGTGAGAAGTTCGGGGAAGTACATGCAAAGCTCTGGTGGGAATCCAACAGGGATAGAATACAAACTCAATACCTCTAAAGGAAGTAGGCTTCTGGATGGAGTTTACTGGGGAAAGCGAGTACTAACTAAGTTGcctgaaatttgaaaagaaaacgTTCCAATGTTTTAGGCCAAAAAGCATCTGGAAATACCACCCCACCTGCCAGCCAAACAAACTACAGTCAAGATAGAATGATCAAAGAGGCTCAGTCCTGGTAATGGGACAATCAGACTCTTCTCAGAATGTAGTATTGCTTACTTGAAATGGCTCCACCCCATGGACAATGCTGTAAGCTAGCTTGGCATGCCATTTTTGTTACTATTTAGTTATCAGTGCCTACACCCTGATCTCAAATTCTTTTGAGCCTCGTCTTcccttaaatttttttccttttaacagCTCTGTTGTGGGGATTATTTGGCTCTTGACAAAATTCCATGGTTTTGCTCTGTATGTCAGCTTTCTAGCTTGACAAGAGAAGTTGAATCAAAAGCATGTAATGCTAGAACATGCATGCTGTTCATAGTTCTTGTTTCATTCTTGATTAATTTCTGACATGAAAAATCCATCAAGTTCTGTGTTTGATGCCCAtttgtttgcatatttttcaAGTATAGCATGCCAGGATTAAATTCCAGGATTCAACAAGATCGTGGGAAACCTCAGGAACTCTTGGAGCTAATTGTTGTCACAAAGCTATATCACATTATCCAAAACCCCAGATGCCACTCTGCTTCCCATTCTACAAAAATTAAACTATTCACCTAACATATGATATTAACAAGTCATTTTACCAAACAAAAGTCACAAGCATCTTGGGTTTGTGGGCTCAATTGCATTTTATTACTAAATTGAGCTGACAATTACGAAAATTTTCAAGTGACTCTTCAACCAACAACTCAACAATACTTTTTCACAAGTGTTAACTTGGAATTTGGTTGAATGCTTATCTTTCTTTATATAGGCATAGCACCATTCTAAGTTGATCTGCCATAAATGCTGTGGAGATTTAACTAAAGCCTTCTCAATCCTAAAGCTCAGATGGCAACATGTTTCAGTGCTGCTTCAAGATCCTGACTTCCAAATCTTTACATCTTTTTCTTCAAAGCTCATTACTagcaggttttttttttgaaattgagGTGGTTTTGATAGCTCTTGGTCCAAAAGTATCTGTCTATATGAACTTAATGAAAAATGTTCCAAGACAAAGACAATGCAACATGACTGTTACGACTTTAGAACGATAACAACAGAGCATCCATCCAGAAGAGCTGAATAACATAGGGGTGTTTTTAGGAATTATTAATATCATGCCCAAAAAAAGCGCACACACATTTAAATTTCACGTCAAGGCTAGTGGACCATCTCTCATTGGCAAATTAAGAAAAGTTCAAGATCGCATCAAGTTTCTCAGCACTGATTTCAATATGAAGAACTATAAGACTGTCAATTCTGATATAACGTAGTACAGGAGGGGAATGCTGTGGCCTCTGCATTCAAATCGATCGATCTTTGGAACATCAAACACGAACTGTTTTAACATTCTGTTTAAGTTAAACTATGTGGTTTTGAGCAAAGGACAACAAATTTGGAGTCTATGCAAATCATGGCAATGACTGATTTTCAAATGTTCAAAAATGGAAACTTTGATTTGGCGTATTGTCAACTTGTTATTCTGCATCTGGCGAAATTCCTCTAGGTTCTCGAAGTTGTTTACCGTTACCTTGTTCAAGAAGTTTGAGATTGATCTCGTGCAATATTAGCATCAGATCATTGTGTCAGCCGTCAGGGACACGTCTGCAATGGGTTTTAGATTCAAGAATCAGACGAGGCATGCTGAGATCAAGCCTTTATTTTTCAGCTTTTTGCCCCTGCACACTTGGATACTAATCTAATTTGGGATGCTCTTTTGGGTCTTGGAAACGAAAGCAAATGCAGCATGATGGGTTCTGGCAATTTTGATGTGCCACGTTCAAGGGCTTGTCCTCTTTCCATGGATGTACAATAAAGCTCCGCAAGCAGATTAACGCAATTTCTGGAGGGCGGAAATTGGGAGTGAGTTCTCAGTGGGCAGaatttcaactctctctctcttattacCCTTTCACTTCCAGCCATAAATTGTTAACATAGAGCTGCATATGCTAAATGACATGCACATTCACAGAGAGAGAAGGAAAAGCGACAAGATTTGTTACTTAACAATAAGCTCACAATTGTACAATAAATAACCATCAATAAAGGAACAGTAATATATTTCTTTATTCCAAGGTTTTGACAGAATGCAACCAGCAGAGAATGAACACACTGTACCTCAGAGGACCAAACGGCAACAAGAACTAAACACAGGACGGCATTACAAAACCAATACTGCAGTCATAATAGTTTTGTACCATGTTCATCAAACGGACGGTTGACTCTTTATTTCAGCCCCCAAATAAGACAAGACTTAAAAAGTAAGCACACAACACCACATTATTCAGACTACTAAACACCAAAATCCATTTTTTCAGAAGTCTTCATCCTGCCACTTTCCTGGTGAAAGTTCTTCCGGGAAGCATCTCTTGAGATCGTCCAAGGAACAAATCAGATTGCCCGTGCCATCCTCCAGCCTTCATGGGTGGAGGCTGCTGTGACTTTAAAGACGGTTTTCCAGATCCAATGGTCATTTTTGAAAACTTCTCAGCTGTATCAGAAACTCCACGAGTCTTCCCCATAAAGGTGGAAGCTGcaaaatatgaagtttataACCACTTAGATAATAGGGAATTGCATGTCCCTTTTattaccacaaaaaaaaaaaacagagaattGCATATTAAGGAGAGCCCATTTATTGCCCAAGGACAACATGAGAGACGACATCAATATACCCAAGCCAGATTGCCTTCACAAAAGGTTGACCATGTACCTATCTGACTACTGTATAGCATTTATACAAAAATATGCAtaaccacccccccccccaaacaaaacaaaaaaaaagggacaatCATTAGCAGACAATCAATTTCAGTAATGTTACTCAAGAAACGCATAACAGTTGTTCCAGTATAGAAGACATCCACAATAACCAAGCAAAAGTCACTCAAGGCCCAAAGCCATCCATCATTAACCCAAAGGCCAAAAAAACCCAATAGCACCCCGTTCGAAGCAAAATGGAACAGAGTAGTGCTGTGGTATCCAAGGCCATTAAAATCTTCAGAAAGAACAAAAATATCTACAGAACTTCCAACCGACTCCAGAATATTCAAATGCTTCTTAGGGATTGGGTTGCTTAGTAGTAATTGTACCAACAAATCTCCCAAGAGACCAGTCAAAAATACAAGCTATGCTATGAAAAGGGGGCTCACCTGGACCATTCTTAACAGGTGGTCGGTATCTTGGTGGTTGCTTCAAAGTGCTCTTAGAATATTTCTGCTCATCCTGAAGTGTGAAGCAAGGACATTATACAGGTGAGTAAACAATGTTCACTATCCCATCATTACTGTGAATGAACCCAAGCAAAGCACAGGAAAAGACAACAGCAGAAAAGGCCATTGAAAATGTGTACCTGAAACTGAAAATTCATCTCCAACTTCCTTTGTACACCTGGAAAAAATTAACTCAATTAGAAGATGTTCTACAAGACCTCTGATATGATCTGTCAGAGGTAAATATTGGCTATAATAAGCAAATCAATCTTGAAACCAACACCAAGGTTCAAGTTATGTATCACATCTGCAGCTCCCAATTTCAAGTAAATGTACATATTAGACAATATTCCAGGATCCGACCTCTGACCAGATTTCCGTTAAAGCTAAACATTGACATTAAAAACAGATAACTAGGCAGCTGCATAGACCAGACCAACATCCAGGTTTGAGTTACGTATCAAATCTGCAGATTTCAATTTCAAGGAATTAAATGGAAGAAGATCACCTTCTCACAGGACACCGCGTCTGAAACTACTAGTTTCATATGGTACAACATAAACAAATTACTAGTCAGAAGCAAAGGAAGACAACTTATTAATACACTAAACAGAAATTTCATATCAAATATTCTCACCAAAAACCAATCTTTGACATGCACAAGTTACATCAGAATCACATCTAGAGATATGTCAAAAATGCACTTCATTTTGACCTATCACCTCAAAATATAatcaaaaattatcaaaatacaGTAAGCATCCAGCATCAGAATAATTTTCTTTGCAGTGGTGGCAGTTCTTCAAACAGGGCTTTAGAATATCATGAACTCCAATCACAAGTATAACTAAGATATTACCTGCATAGGAAGATGCATTCGACTTGATGGAGGAGAAGTTGTTTGCAGACTTCACATTTGGCAAACTGCCCGAATATCTCCTACCAGTCTTTTGCTCCACCGGCACCCTGGTTCCAGCTGCAAAATGAAGAAACACGAGGCATGTCACCCAGCGAAATCCAcaccaagaaaaaggaaaggtaATCTGAGAAGAAGACAATCCTGATGGAGGCGTTTTAGCAAGAGCAGCTTTAGTGCGTAAAGATGGAGGAACATAGAAACAACTCTGCAAAAACACAATAAAGTCAGTCACAGAAAAGTTTGCTGCAGATAAATTTCTCCTCTGAAAAAAGGAAGAGCTCATCACCTGAAAGAAAGGATGTTGAATTGCCTCTGAGGCAGTTGGCCTCTTACATGGATCCCATGAGCATAATGACTACAAATCCAAAGTAGTGCAAACAAATTAAAAAGTGGAtttgcaaaaattcattttatttccaTTTTATTTTCAAGTTCTAACCAATAAGACAATCTCAGCACATTAAGATCAAGTCAAAATTCACAAAACAAATGAGAGAGAGTAAACTCCTGTCACCATAAACTGCTACTTACTTGAATGAGGTCGATTGCATCCTCACTAGCGGAAGGCATCAAGGCGGACAGATGGACACCAGCAACCTGATACATCAAATTGACAAGTTAGTA
It includes:
- the LOC140012988 gene encoding cyclin-dependent kinase F-4-like isoform X1, which translates into the protein MERYKIIKEVGNGTFGSVWRALNKQTGEVVAIKKMKKKYYSWEECINLREVKSLRKMNHPNIVKLKEVIREHDILYFVFEYMECNLYQLMKDRPKLFSEAEVKNWCFQVFQGLAYMHQRGFFHRDLKPENLLVSKDIIKIADFGLAREINSRPPYTEYVSTRWYRAPEVLLQSPTYGSAVDMWAMGAIMAELFALRPLFPGSSEADEIYKICSVIGTPTENDWSEGLELASVINYQFPQVAGVHLSALMPSASEDAIDLIQSLCSWDPCKRPTASEAIQHPFFQSCFYVPPSLRTKAALAKTPPSGLSSSQITFPFSWCGFRWVTCLVFLHFAAGTRVPVEQKTGRRYSGSLPNVKSANNFSSIKSNASSYAGVQRKLEMNFQFQDEQKYSKSTLKQPPRYRPPVKNGPASTFMGKTRGVSDTAEKFSKMTIGSGKPSLKSQQPPPMKAGGWHGQSDLFLGRSQEMLPGRTFTRKVAG